One genomic segment of Hydra vulgaris chromosome 14, alternate assembly HydraT2T_AEP includes these proteins:
- the LOC136091115 gene encoding uncharacterized protein LOC136091115, producing the protein MPAKQTNNLSKALQRQDISAAEGQNLASQVVNVLEKSGCSKIYELFWERSMKWKIQLGVADPKLQRKRKMPDYLQKTLNPQKTYHYYDSPKERYRQLYFECFDLSIKNESWENHLQSVCRFYNQDINQSLAKTHIALLPSIVKSLEYDTKKFTIQDLILFLKTLNHSEKALLTDVVKIAKLILVMPASNSLSERSFSALKRVKTYLRSTITDFRLNNLLVLHTHKEAVDKTDLAKIANEFINKCQTRINLFGQYR; encoded by the exons ATGCCTGCTAAACAAACCAACAATCTGAGTAAGGCACTCCAACGTCAAGATATTTCAGCAGCGGAAGGACAAAATTTAGCATCTCAAGTTGTTAATGTTCTAGAAAAATCCGGATGTAGCAAAATTTACGAGTTGTTTTGGGAACGTTCTATGAAATGGAAAATCCAGCTTGGTGTTGCTGATCCTAAActtcaaagaaaaagaaaaatgccagattatttacaaaaaacccTTAACCCACaaaaaacttatcattattACGATTCACCTAAAGAACGTTACCGCCAATTGTATTTTGAATGTTTCGATCTT TCTATAAAAAACGAAAGCTGGGAAAATCATTTGCAATCAGTTTGTCGTTTTTACAACCAAGATATAAACCAATCCTTAGCTAAAACACATATTGCCCTTCTCCCAAGCATTGTAAAATCACTTGAATACGACACCAAAAAATTTACTATCCAAGATCTTATCTTGTTTCTAAAGACTTTGAATCACTCCGAAAAGGCTTTACTTACAGATGTTGTAAAGATTGCAAAGCTGATTCTTGTCATGCCAGCTTCTAATTCTCTTAGTGAAAGGTCTTTCTCCGCTTTGAAAAGAGTTAAAACCTATCTTAGATCAACAATAACAGATTTCCGTCTGAATAATTTGCTGGTTCTTCATACTCACAAAGAAGCAGTTGATAAAACTGATTTAGCCAAAATTGcgaatgaatttattaataaatgtcaAACACGAATAAACCTTTTTGGTCAATATCGTTAA